Genomic DNA from Ruminococcus sp. OA3:
GACGAGCAGCATACCAAAGGCGATCGGAACCAGCAGAAGCGGCTCGAAACCCTTCTTTATCGCCAGGAACAGGAACACGCAGGCAATAAAGATCATCACCAGGTTCCCTCCTGTCAGGTTGAAAAACGCCGTCTGGTGCAGCAGGTTTGATAATGTTTCTAACATTTCATGACCCCCTGTCTTAATCCATGGATGCCAGTGCATCTCCAGATTCTACCGTATCGCCTACAGCTACATCAATACTTACGATCGTCCCGTCCTGCGGAGCGACAACCGGTATTTCCATTTTCATTGCCTCCAGGATCACGATGGTGTCCCCCGTTTTCACACTCTGACCGGTACTAGCTTCCACTTTGAATACTTTTCCCGGAACTGAGGCTGTGACCTGAACTGCACCGGCAGATCCGCCTGCCGGCTTCGCTGCCGGTTTTGAAACCGGAGCTTTTGGTGCTGCTGCCGGTGTCGGCTTCGGGGCAGCTGCCGGTCCGCCCGTATTTTCCTCCACAGTGACCTCATATACATTTCCGTTTACGGTGATGGTATAGCTTTTCATATCGAATCCTCCTATGCTCTTTTCCAGTTATTTCTATGAACTTTTTTTACAGAACGCACTACAAAACTGTCTGTGGAAGTCTGCTCCGCCGCTGCAACCGCCGCTGCGATCACCGCGATAAGCTCCTCATCATCTGTCATATCCTCTTCCTGTACTCCCGCCTGCGGTACAGCTGCAGGCACCTGCTGTACCTGTCCGCTTTTTTTCTGCTCCTGTTTCATAGCCCAGAGATTGATGTATTTAAACAGGTAGATCAAAAAGCTTAAGAAGATCAGTACGACAAACACCACCAGAATACCAAGCACCGTATTGCTTCCGGCCTCTTTCATTTTTTCGCCCATCGTACGCTGTACTTCCATCGCCAGATAGGTCGGTGTATTTTCTTCCTGGTTGATCGTCAGGGTAACTGTCGCCGCTTTCTTTTCAAACTGCATATCTGAGGTTACCGTCAGGATACCTCCGTCCAGCTTACAGGTTGTCTCTCCCGTCGTCTGGTAAGCACCAAGAACCTCCCTGTTATCTTTCCATGCCGTGACTGCACTCTCATAAAAGTCACCATACTGCAGAAGGCTATCCAGATCTTCATCGGACATCTGTGCCAGTTCACTTACGAAATTAACGGTCTGGTTCTCCCAGTTTTCTGCTTCCTCATCGGTGAGTCCGGATGTATTGTTTCGAGACCCGCAGGCACACAGAATGCCTGTGCAGAGCAATAGCAACAGTACACTTGTAACTCTTTTTAATGTCCGTTTCATACGTTCACCTCTCTTAAACCGTTCCATGTTTTTTTCCCGGCCGGTCTTCCCGTTTTGTGAACAGCATCTCAAACGCGGCGATCACATGTTTCCGTGTGTCTTTTGGCTCAATGATCGTATCTACATATCCCCGCCTTGCCGCTGAAGCAGCACTGTCCTGAAGAGCCTCATATTCTGCCGCTTTTTGTTTCATGACCTCGATCCCCTCATCGATATACATCAGTTTAGCTGCTGCCATGGCATCCATCATACCGATCTTTGCCTCTCTCCACGCAAATACCATATCTGCTCCAAGCGCCTTGCTGTTCATTGCAACGTACGCACTTCCGTATGCCTTTCTGGTGATCACGTTGACTTTCGGGACTGTTGCCTCGGCAAATGCATACGTCATCTCTGCAACAGATTTCGCCATATTTGTTTCCGCACACTTCGTCGCCCTGAACCCGCTCACATTCGTCATCGTCAGAAGCGGTATCTGGAATGCATCACAGAACCTTATAAAGTCCGCCGCTTTTCTGGCCCCCCTCGCAGAGAGAACAGTGTCATAAGACGCTTTCAGGTTTCCGTCAGCATCATACTCTTCACTTCTGTTTGCAACAGCCCCGACTGTCATACCGTTAAGACGCAGAAAACCGACTGTCATTTCCCTGCCATAATCTTTCTTCAGCTCCAGAAACTCCTGAGCATCTGCCAGCTGTGTGAGCATCAGTACTGCATCGCCGGCACTGTTTTCCAACTGCTCACAGACCCGGTTCAGATCATCCGTACACTCGATGTAAGAAGAATCATCTTCATTATTTTCCGGAAGCATTACGACGAGCCGTCTCATCGCGCTTAGGATTTCTTCCTCTGTCCCGGCACCGTCCACAAGTCCTGTCTCTTCACACTGAAATACAGCGGATGATGTATCACACTTTGATTTTTCATTTCCGTCAACGGCATTCGGCGAATTGACAAACAGGTGCCCCGCTTCTTTTTCCATAAAAGTAAAATCGGTAAGCCCCGGGACTATTGCCAGACCACCTCCGCAGCTGCCAAAAATGCCTGTGATCTGCGGGATCACTCCGGACGCCATGACCTGGCTTCTGTAAATTTCTCCAAGCGCATGCAGCGCATCCGTCGCTTCCTGGAGGCGCATACCCGCACAATCCAGAAATCCAAGGACAGGAGCTCCGGTCTTCATCGCAAGTTCATATAATCGCACGATCTTTCCGGCATGCATTTCACCGATGGTTCCTTTTAATACCGACGCATCCTGGCTGTAGACATAGACCAGGCTTCCCTCAATCACACCGTATCCCGTGATGACGCCGTCGGAAGGCGTTTCTGTTTCAGATAAGTTGAAATCTGTGCTGCGTGCCGTAATCTGCCCGCCGATTTCCACAAAGCTGTTTGCATCGAGCAGCGCATTAATTCTGTCCATCGCAGCGCTCACTGTAGTGTCACTCATGATAAGCCCCTCCGTTTTCTATAAAATTGTCTGCAGTTAACCGCAGATCCACTGTAGATAATTGTACTGCAAATTTTACTTTATTTCAATATCATGTTAAACTAAAACCTTTAAATTCGATTTAAAAAAAGGATGAATCTGAAAAATTCACCCTTAGACCACCTGCTGTTCGTTAATTATCAGACGGAATCCCATTCCAAGCGATTCCGCTGCCTTCCGGCAGAGCAGCATGCGCACCATAAAGATCTCAAAGTAATCCATAATCGAACCGTAGTGAAGATCAACCGTCAGTTTCAATTTAATCAGCGTCCTGTCTTCATTGATCTTAACCACCGACCGCTTCACAGAGTAATTGACCCTGTCATGTATATCAAACGTCGTCTTGTCCTTATTCCTTACACGGCTGCGCCTTACATCTGTTTTATCCGCCAGTATCAGTGCTGCAGCGATCGGATTCACCGCTTCCGCCGTCCCTTCATCGTGATTGCCGATCGCGGTGACGATCGTCGCAATCTCCTGCGCCTCCATTCCCATATGATCCAGCAGCCTGAATGCGATCAGCGCCCCGCTCTGGGCATGGTCGGTCCGATTCACCAGATTGCCGATATCGTGTAGAAATCCCGCAATTTTTGCAAGTTCACAGTCTCGTTCACTAAATCCCAGCGTTTCCAGTATATAGGAAGCAGTCTGCGCAACTTTCGTGACATGTGCAAAGCTGTGTTCAGTAAAACCAAGTGCAATCAGTGATTCATCGGCTTTCGTGATGTAAGTCCTGACTGTCTCATTGCTTTTAATATCCTGGTATTTGATCAAAAGATTCATCCTTTCATGCGGTTTATGTGAAATTTTTTAGCAAGTTCATTAAATAATGCTTCCCTCTGAAAGATCAGAAGCGCCAGCAGGACCAGAAGACTTGCTCCGCTGCAAATCATAGCCGGTATGCGCAGCGTAAGAATTCCGGCAGCCAGCAGAATAAACGGCAGCATACCCAGCAGACATATCATAAAGAAATAAATCATATAACGCGGCGACGGAAGCCTGAAAACTGCCGTTACAATCAGCATAGCAACCAGTGCTGCTCCCACTGCGGCGGGAAATCCTATATTGACTGACCAGCCTCTCCAACCCGTCGCAAAATCCCAGATAAGCAGTCCGATTGAAATAAGTACCGTCTGCCACACAATATTTTTCATCATATCCCGCCGCTTGTGCACTGCAACTGTCGTCAATACCCAGCCGCACAGCAATGCACCGAATACATACAGACTCCATTCAGTGTCAGGATTTATAATTCCGTTCAGGACTCCGCAGATCACCGCTGCCGCAACGCAGACAAAATGGAAGCACTTCAAAAGCAGGTCCTGCCTGGAATTTTCCTTTTTTAAATCCGGAAAGCTCTCCCTCTCGTCAATCACGCTGACGGGTACTCCCAGAGCCTCCAGGCCTTTAAAAAAACATGTTTCCACTCTCTGATTCGCGTATGCGGACGTGAAACTGAATACCATCTTGTCCCCGTAGGAACACATCGCAAGCTCCTGTTTGGGCGTACTGGTAAACACATCGAAGAAATCAATATGTGGCATGCACTCCCTGGGCATATCCACTTTTCCGACATTCGAAAAAATTGCCGTCACCGTGTTTTTGCTGGCAAATGCCCCAACCTGCATGGAATAGAGCTTTAATTCCAGCGGAAGTGCACGCACAAACGGATTCATCTCAAAATCCATCAGCCCGTACATACGGGCGGCAATCTTATCAGGCTGCAGTTCCTTTTTAAACATTTCATCCACTGCTTTGATCACATCCCCCAGTTCATCACTGGATTCTGAAAACGAATAACCGATATCAATCCATCCGAAAAAGTTGCGCATGGATTCTGACGGATAGTAATTTCTGAGGTTCACCGGAATCATAAGGACCACTGGTTTTTTCTTCTGTCTGACCGTCATGTCCTGTGAAATCGCCTTCAAATACAGGGCTGTCAGCAGTACTGTCACTGTTGTCCCCCGTTTCCTTGCTTCCGTAAGCAGCTGTTTCGTGGACACGATTCCCTCCGTCAGCTGCATCTGTCCATAATCCATTTTTCTGCCGTGCAGCTGGCAGGCCTTATATTTTTTAATTTTCTGGCGCTTGGTATCACGGTCATAGTACTTCCAGAAGCTGTCTTCTTCTTTATCCTCATCCGTCTGGATCAGCTGCAGTTTTCCGGCATCATAATCAATCTGCCCCGGATACAGCAGCGCAAGATAGTGATAGACAAGCGCACGCAGGAAATGGAGGGCCCCCGTCCCATCCGTGAGGGCGTGATAAGTCTCAAAATTTATTCTGTTTTTATAATAGGTTACTTCGAACAGCAGACTTTTCTGGTCTCTGACATAAATCTGGCTGCACGGCTGCCTGTACTCCTTACGGACGATTGCATTTTCTTCGGATTCTTCCAGGTAATTCCAGAAGAAACCCTTGCGCAGCACACACCGGAACATCGAAAATTCCTCAAGTGCCAGGTCCAGCGCCTCCTGCAGTGTTTCCCCTATCACAGGCTCTTTCAGCACACAGGCAAAGCGAAACACCCGTTCATCTTTTTTACCGCTCGTAGCAGGAAAGATCTTGGCCGTATTCTCCAGACTCCTCCACCGCGTTTTCTTTTCCTGGAACACCGTTATCTACCTCTTTCAAAAAATCGTTGATATATTCATACGTTTCTTTAACCGCCGGATACAGCGTCGTCAGCAGGAAAAATCCATGGACCGCATCCTTGATCCGGTGCAAACTGACAGGCACACCCGCAGATCGCATTCGCCTGGCATATTCTTCACCCTCATCGCGCAGGGGATCGTATTCCCCTGTGATCACAAGCGCCGCTGGAAGATCACTGTAATCCTCCGCCTGCAGAGGCGAAAAGTATGGACTTAAGCGATCCTCTTCCCTGCTCTGATAGAGATTCATATAATCCTGCAGGTTTTTCTGCGTCAGCAGATAATCAAAACCGTTTTCCTTCACCGATGCAAACGGTGTGCTGTCCGAATAGTCGTTACCTGTACACGGATAGATCAGGATCTGGCCGTGTACTTTAAAATCACCTGTATCCCTGGCTTTCTGGCAGACCGCAGCGGTAAGATTTCCTCCCGCACTGTCGCCGATGATCGTAATACGCTCCGGTTTCACATGGAGTATGGTCTGATCTTTAAAAATAGCCTTTGCCACCGCATAACAGTCATCAAACGGCGTGGGAAAACGGTGTTCCGGCGCCAGCCTGTAATCTACGGAGACAACTACGTGCTGCGTATTTCTGGACATGTTCCAGCAGATCCGGTTATA
This window encodes:
- a CDS encoding OadG family protein — protein: MKRTLKRVTSVLLLLLCTGILCACGSRNNTSGLTDEEAENWENQTVNFVSELAQMSDEDLDSLLQYGDFYESAVTAWKDNREVLGAYQTTGETTCKLDGGILTVTSDMQFEKKAATVTLTINQEENTPTYLAMEVQRTMGEKMKEAGSNTVLGILVVFVVLIFLSFLIYLFKYINLWAMKQEQKKSGQVQQVPAAVPQAGVQEEDMTDDEELIAVIAAAVAAAEQTSTDSFVVRSVKKVHRNNWKRA
- a CDS encoding HD domain-containing protein codes for the protein MNLLIKYQDIKSNETVRTYITKADESLIALGFTEHSFAHVTKVAQTASYILETLGFSERDCELAKIAGFLHDIGNLVNRTDHAQSGALIAFRLLDHMGMEAQEIATIVTAIGNHDEGTAEAVNPIAAALILADKTDVRRSRVRNKDKTTFDIHDRVNYSVKRSVVKINEDRTLIKLKLTVDLHYGSIMDYFEIFMVRMLLCRKAAESLGMGFRLIINEQQVV
- a CDS encoding carboxyl transferase domain-containing protein; this encodes MSDTTVSAAMDRINALLDANSFVEIGGQITARSTDFNLSETETPSDGVITGYGVIEGSLVYVYSQDASVLKGTIGEMHAGKIVRLYELAMKTGAPVLGFLDCAGMRLQEATDALHALGEIYRSQVMASGVIPQITGIFGSCGGGLAIVPGLTDFTFMEKEAGHLFVNSPNAVDGNEKSKCDTSSAVFQCEETGLVDGAGTEEEILSAMRRLVVMLPENNEDDSSYIECTDDLNRVCEQLENSAGDAVLMLTQLADAQEFLELKKDYGREMTVGFLRLNGMTVGAVANRSEEYDADGNLKASYDTVLSARGARKAADFIRFCDAFQIPLLTMTNVSGFRATKCAETNMAKSVAEMTYAFAEATVPKVNVITRKAYGSAYVAMNSKALGADMVFAWREAKIGMMDAMAAAKLMYIDEGIEVMKQKAAEYEALQDSAASAARRGYVDTIIEPKDTRKHVIAAFEMLFTKREDRPGKKHGTV
- a CDS encoding alpha/beta hydrolase yields the protein MNKALQVLLKALSEPEADMNLRRTRYLMNLKSIDVFKRFYRTIDYKIYNNGVEVPLRIYFPDEDSFDTVDIDAYCRKHKDIDRRKMVDNTYPVLLFFHGGGFVTESVETYNRICWNMSRNTQHVVVSVDYRLAPEHRFPTPFDDCYAVAKAIFKDQTILHVKPERITIIGDSAGGNLTAAVCQKARDTGDFKVHGQILIYPCTGNDYSDSTPFASVKENGFDYLLTQKNLQDYMNLYQSREEDRLSPYFSPLQAEDYSDLPAALVITGEYDPLRDEGEEYARRMRSAGVPVSLHRIKDAVHGFFLLTTLYPAVKETYEYINDFLKEVDNGVPGKENAVEESGEYGQDLSCYER
- a CDS encoding DUF6320 domain-containing protein, which produces MFQEKKTRWRSLENTAKIFPATSGKKDERVFRFACVLKEPVIGETLQEALDLALEEFSMFRCVLRKGFFWNYLEESEENAIVRKEYRQPCSQIYVRDQKSLLFEVTYYKNRINFETYHALTDGTGALHFLRALVYHYLALLYPGQIDYDAGKLQLIQTDEDKEEDSFWKYYDRDTKRQKIKKYKACQLHGRKMDYGQMQLTEGIVSTKQLLTEARKRGTTVTVLLTALYLKAISQDMTVRQKKKPVVLMIPVNLRNYYPSESMRNFFGWIDIGYSFSESSDELGDVIKAVDEMFKKELQPDKIAARMYGLMDFEMNPFVRALPLELKLYSMQVGAFASKNTVTAIFSNVGKVDMPRECMPHIDFFDVFTSTPKQELAMCSYGDKMVFSFTSAYANQRVETCFFKGLEALGVPVSVIDERESFPDLKKENSRQDLLLKCFHFVCVAAAVICGVLNGIINPDTEWSLYVFGALLCGWVLTTVAVHKRRDMMKNIVWQTVLISIGLLIWDFATGWRGWSVNIGFPAAVGAALVAMLIVTAVFRLPSPRYMIYFFMICLLGMLPFILLAAGILTLRIPAMICSGASLLVLLALLIFQREALFNELAKKFHINRMKG
- a CDS encoding biotin/lipoyl-binding carrier protein, with the translated sequence MKSYTITVNGNVYEVTVEENTGGPAAAPKPTPAAAPKAPVSKPAAKPAGGSAGAVQVTASVPGKVFKVEASTGQSVKTGDTIVILEAMKMEIPVVAPQDGTIVSIDVAVGDTVESGDALASMD